The stretch of DNA AATCAAGCGGTGCATTCGGTCATTACTGCATCCATCGGGCGGGCGTAAACGGCGGCGCGGAATGGATCGAAATCTGCATGCGAGTGTAGCAGCGTAGTTGCCACAGGTAAATCTTGGCGACAGAGACGCAACAAAATGGACAGCGAAACTTAATTCCGCGACAATTAAAATGCAGAGTTCCTGCATGTTTACGGGAGCGAGGTGTTGTTTTTCGTAACTCGACGGTTCTTCTTACCATGCTGTTGCAGTTGCTGACAGATAAGAACCCGAAGTTTGATCAAGCTCAACAGTTTGCGTTCTTGCAATCGCCGCCGCGCCCGCTACGCCCCAGAATGACGTGGCCATAGGAGGAGTCATCATGTACCGCAAAATCCTGATCACCACCGACGGCTCGGCCGTGTCGCAGCATACGGCTTGCGCCGGCGTCAAATTCGCGCAACAGATGGGCGCCGAGGTGCTGGCCCTGTTCGTCGCGCCCGATTACCAGTATCCGGTGTACGTGGAAATCATTCCGCCCTCCTATCCGAGCGAAGAAGACTACATGGCGCAGATGCGCCGCATGGGCGAGGAGTACATGGGCAGGATCATGCGCTCCTGCGCCGGGGCGGGCCTGAAGCACAGCTGCATGACCGCGTTTTCCGACACCGCGGCCCTCAAGATCGTCGACGTCGCCGAGCAGGAAGGCTGCGACCTGATCTTCATGGGTTCGCACGGCCGCAGCGGCTGGGGCCAGCTCCTGCTCGGCAGCGTCACCAATAAAGTGTTGTCGCACACGACCAAGCCGGTACTGGTGCACCGCCTGATCAGCGAGCCCGCACCTGCTTGAGAACGCGGCCGGCGTGAAGAAATGCGACAAATGCCGCCGCCGTCCTGTGTTAGTGTGATCCGGTCATCGCTGCTTTCACCGAGAAGGATGGTTTTATGATTCGCATCGTCATTGCCGACGACCATACGATCATGCGCGAAGGCCTCAAACGCATCCTCGATGGCGCGCCGGATATCGAGATCGCCGGAGAGGCGACCAACGGCTTCGAAGTGCTGGCCCAGGTACGGCAGGGCGGTTTCGATCTGCTGCTGCTCGACCTGTCGATGCCGGGCCGCAGCGGCGTCGACCTGATCCGCCAGGTACGCAGCGAGGCGCCCAAGCTGGCCATCCTGATTCTCACCATGCACGAGGAAGAGCAGTACGCGGTGCGGGCGATCCGCGCCGGCGCCCAGGGTTATCTCACCAAGGAAAGCGCGGGCACCCAGCTGGTGGGCGCGATCCGCAAGGTGGCCTCGGGACGTCCTTATATCAGTACCGAAGTGGCCGAGCAGCTGGCGCTCAATATCATGGCGCCCAATGAGCAGTTGTTGCATAAACAGCTCTCGGACCGCGAATTCGAGGTATTTTCGCACCTCGTCGGTGGCAAATCGATCACCGAGATCGCCAACAGCCTGCACCTGTCGGTCAAGACCGTCAGCACCCACAAAACCCGCATCATGCAGAAGATGGGCATGAGCTCCCTGTCAGAAATGGTCCAGTATGCGGTGGTCCACCGGCTGCTGTCCCCGATGAAAGCCTAGGCTTAAGAAGTTTTAGACAAGCCAGCGGCGGTTTTGTGCCGCCGCCTGC from Massilia varians encodes:
- a CDS encoding universal stress protein, yielding MYRKILITTDGSAVSQHTACAGVKFAQQMGAEVLALFVAPDYQYPVYVEIIPPSYPSEEDYMAQMRRMGEEYMGRIMRSCAGAGLKHSCMTAFSDTAALKIVDVAEQEGCDLIFMGSHGRSGWGQLLLGSVTNKVLSHTTKPVLVHRLISEPAPA
- a CDS encoding response regulator — protein: MIRIVIADDHTIMREGLKRILDGAPDIEIAGEATNGFEVLAQVRQGGFDLLLLDLSMPGRSGVDLIRQVRSEAPKLAILILTMHEEEQYAVRAIRAGAQGYLTKESAGTQLVGAIRKVASGRPYISTEVAEQLALNIMAPNEQLLHKQLSDREFEVFSHLVGGKSITEIANSLHLSVKTVSTHKTRIMQKMGMSSLSEMVQYAVVHRLLSPMKA